The segment ATTGGTGGCTCAAGTTCAAACGTTGGCGCGAGTCGCTCGGCACGCCGCAAGAACGGGACAATCAGATCGACTTTTCGCAAGTCCGCGATCCGATGGCGATGACCGGTTTGATCCGGCTGCTCGGACGCGAAGATAACATTCGGCTGCAGCGGCTGTATGTCGAAACGTTGGGGAATCTTGATCACGGCGTGGCGCTCGGTTTTCTGATCGACCACTCGGTCTTTCAGAACAATCCCGAGCACCGCGAAATGTGCATGATCGAAGTGCTGAAGCATCGCCACCCGATGATGGTGGAGCTTTACGTCCGGTTCCTGGAAGATTACGACAACGCGATGGTCAATCGCGCCGCCGATTGTCTCGCGGCGCTCGACTATCCATCGGCGATCGTGCCGCTGGCCACCGCATTGCAAACGCGGCATAAAGTGCGAGAATTTCGGCAGTCGGCGGGAGAAAAACGGCCGCATGAGGTGAACCCCATCTTTCATTACTCGCAAATTCCGCCGAACGGTCGTTTCGACGTCGCAGGGCCGTCTCCTTCGTATCGTAAGAAGACGCTCGACGAGATTCTGGAATCGTCGCAAACGACTCACACCACCGGTTGGGCGAAGAACGAAAGCGTCTACTCGGCGCTGCGAACTCTGACCGACGGCTGTGATTTCGGGTACCATGTCGCCAACTGGAAAGCGTGGTACACGCAGCAACAATTGGCGGCGACCCCTGTCATCCAAGGCCGCCGCGGAGACTAACCGCCGGCTCCGCCCCGTTTTGAGAGGAATGGAACACGGAGGCCACGGCGAAGAGCACGGATAAACGCGGTAAGGAATAAGAAGCGGACAAAAGAGCGATCCCCGTTTTTCGTCGAGTTAGATGACGGCGAGAAATGCTCAAACGCTTCGCCCGAATCTCCTTTCTTACTGTGCTGTTCCGTGAATCCTCCGTGCCCTCCGCGTTCTGTTCTTTCTTTGCCCAATCGCACAAATCCCATAGCAGCCCAACATGTCGAAACCAACCGTCGCGATTCTCGGCGCGAGCAAAAACCGCAACAAGTACGGCAACAAATCAGTCCGAGCCCACCTGGCTCAAGGGTACGACGTCTACCCGATCAACCCGGCCGCCGACGAGATCGAAGGGCTGAAGGTGTACAAAAAGCTGGCTGACATCCCGGTCGAAAGGCTTGACCGGATCAGCATCTATCTCTCGCCCGCGGTCGGCCTGCAAATGCTGGAAGAAATCGCCGCCGTCGGAGCGAAAGAAGTTTTCTTTAACCCGGGCGCCGAAAGCGAAGAGCTGCTGGCGAAAGCCCGCGAGCTGGGGATCGATCCGATTCAGGCCTGCAGCATTGTGGACGTGGGGATGTCTCCGCGGGAGCTGGAAGAAGAGTAGAACGCCCAGGCTGCTTACGTTGCGATGCGCAAGTCGACCGACGGCGTTGTAGAAGAAGTTCGCCGGCTAGTCAGCCACGCGGCCGCCGCCAATGGGACGGCGAATTGGATGACGCGCGGGAAGGTGATATCGGACGGCCAGAAGGAGCCGGGGAGGCCGATCGTGACGCGTCCCATTTGCTCCTGCGTCTTACGCGTTCCTTCGGTCCAGAACGATCCGCAGAGGAGCGCGATGATGACGGCCGCCGTCATCGGCCAGCGTCGTTTTAATGCGTATCGCTGAGCCAGCCATGCGAAACAGGCGACCGTCATGACCGACGCCAGCAAAAGGCAGCCGATGAGATAGCCTTGCGCGACTACCGGCGCCCACGCCGACATTTCGTACTGTTCGATCGGCGCGAACGACAATAAGAATTCCAATAGCGTGGAGGAGCCGAGGTAGACGCCAACCACGAACAGCACAAACAAAAACGGCGGCAGCGCCCCGAAGGTCCACAGCGGATGCCGCACCGCAAACCTGCGCGAGCGGAATTCTTGCGCCGCTGATTCGGCGATCGCTGCGGGAGATCCAATCCGATCGGCGCTCCAGGAATGATCCTCGCCTATGCGATTCTCCCTGTCGTCCGTGACGTGATCCGACAACTCCTGCAACAAACGCGTGACGTAGCGTTTCGGTAGTCGTCGTTTTCGAAGTTCCTGCTTCAGCTCAGCGAGCCACTGTTGCTGGTCCATGCTCTCCTCCTTTGAGTGCGTGGTTGATCGCGTCGGTAATCCGCCGCCAGACGGAGATCGAATCTTCCAGTTTGGCGAGCCCCCGCGACGTCGTCTTGTAGACGATCCGCGTTCGGGCGCCGACCGCCTGCGATTTCGCCGAGAGGAGCTTCTCCGCTTCCAGCCGATGGAGAATCGGATAGACCGACCCTTCGCCGAACTCCAGCTCGTTCCCCGTCGCCAGCTTGATCGCACTGACTAGTTCGTATCCGTACATTGGGCGCTGCGACAAGAGCCGCAGGATTAACATTTCTGGAACGCCGTTCAGAAATGGGGGATTGCTCGTTCGTGACGCCATATTCGCTCCCTTACCTTGAAGTTCGAGGTTTATACCTGGAACTTCCAGGTAAAGAAAGAGGAGTTTTGTCCAGATATCATGAAGGGGTGTCGAAACGTGAACGGTTGGCTTTGTGGACGAATCGCCATGACCGATCAACCTCGCAATGATCTGTTGGTTCAAGCGGCCGGCGCCGGCGATCTGGAAACTGTTCGGCGACTCATCGAAGAGGGCGTGGATCCCAACAGCGTCGATGAGCATGGAATGGGGCCCCTCTTGAACTTCCATCCGGAAGTGACGCGTTATCTGCTGGAGCATGGCGCCGACCCTAACTTGCAGCGCAACGAGAATATCGCCCCGGTGATCCTGGGCGTTTGCGGAGATTTCGAGTGTCTGCGGCTCTTGGTCGAAGCAGGCGCCAACGTGAACCGTGCGAGCGAGTACAACGGCGAAACGGCGCTGCACGGCGTCGCTGGCGGCAGCGACGCCCGAGCGGTCCGGTTGTTGCTTGCGCGCGGCGCGAATCCCAATGCTCGCACGAAGCCAGGGATGAAGACGTATGCTCTGTGGCGGGATGCGCGCGTGCGGGGCGAAACGCCGCTTCACCGCGCTGCGGCGTGGGGAAGTCCCGAAGTGATTCAACTGCTCCTCGACGCCGGCGCCGATCCGACGATTCGGGACGCCAACCAAGACACGCCGCTTAGCTGGGCCAGTTGGCATCGGCGCGACAAGTCGGTCATCGACCAACTTGGGTACGAAGGCTCTGGAGTCGGGCCTGACTTTCCGCTGGAAGAGGACTGGAGCGAATGAGCGCGGGCGTGGCCACGGAAAGCGATGCCCCGACCTACTGTCGTCGAGAATCTAGCCGGCCAAATTAGCACTGGCGTCGCTCAGATCAATCCCATTCCGCGAGTTGACCAGGACGAAGTGTCCCAGGAACATGTCGTCTTCGTCGTAGTAAAACTCGACTTCTTGATCTCCGCTCACCGTGACCGAGTAGAGCAATAGTTTCTCTTGAAACTCGCTTTCCGAAAGTTGTGGCTTGGAGACGGTTTTAAACGTGCCGTCCTCTTGCTGCTCGTCATACTCGTTCCAAATATTGTTGTAGCTGTCGCGCAGTTCCCGCGTGGCGATTCGCTTCGCGACTTGGTCCAGCTCTGCGAGTCGACGGACGACGTTGGCGGCGAGCTCTAGCGTCGCCTCTAAGGGGGCGTCTCCTAGCGTCACCATCCCGATTTGGATCTCATAGGAGTCGTAGGGAATGGTCGCGACGGCGGCGTAAGGATCGCAGTCCCCAGTTTTCACTTCGCCAAGTATTTCGTGTTGCACGCGACGATTTCTCCAGTCGTTCTTTCTTCAACCGTACGCGAAAGCGGGAACTCGTCAGTTGATTGGGTAAATCAACAACTCTAGCCGGTTGGAATGGAACATTTCGCATTGTAGCCTGAGCGGCCGAAAACGTTGCGTAGGCTTTCAGGGATTGATTCCACCCCGTCGTCCATTATCGTGGACATAGCGAAATTGCCCCCCGCTCAGCACCTCATGCCCCGGTAGAAACAAGATGCATCGCCCCCGCCTTCTTCTGTTGATGTTGATTTGCGTTCCGTTCGCCTTTGTCGCTAACGCCCACGCCGCAAAACCAATCCCCGTCATCTTTGACACCGACATCTCCGGCGACGTGGATGACGTGTTGGCCCTCGCCATGTTGCATGCGCTGGCCGATCGGCAGGAGTGTGAGATCAAGGCGGTGACGATCTCGAAGGTGAATCCCCTCACGGCGCCGTTTGTCGATGCGGTCAACGCGTTTTATGGGCGTGGCGAGATTCCGATTGGGGTGACGCGGGACGCGCAGAAGCGTGAGAGTAAGTATTTGCAGTTGGTGAAGACCAAGGATGGCGGCGAGTTTCGTTATCCGCATGACCTGCTTTCAAGCGACGACGCGCCCGATGCCGTGACGGTGCTGCGGAAGACGTTAGCGGCGGCGGAGGACAAATCGGTCGTGTTGATTCAAGTTGGGCTGGCGGCGAACTTGGCCGACCTGGTCGAATCGCCGGCCGATGAGGTGAGCCCGCTGAGCGGTGAAGAGTTGATTCGCCGGAAGGTGAAGTTCACGTCGATCATGGCCGGCGCCTTTTCGCCGGTGAAGGGGAACGCGCATTACCTGGAAGCGAACGTCTACAACGGCGTCGGCTCGATGCAGCGGTTTGCGGCGAAGTGGCCGCATGACTCGCCGGTGATCTGGAGCGACTTTTTGATTGGCCTGGCCGCTCCCTATCCGCGGGAAAGCGTCGCCCGGGACTTTGGGTACGTGCCGCATCACATCGTGCGAGAAGCGTATTTATTGCATAGCGGCCCGAACCATGATCGACCGACCTGGGATCTGACCAGCGTCCTCTACGCGGTTCGCCCCGACGATCACTATTTCGGACTCTCGGAGCCGGGGCTCGTTTCAGTCGACGACGACGGCTTCACGCGGTTCCAGCCTCAGGCCGACGGGCGCGATCGCTATTTGACGATGGATGGGAAGCAGACGATTCGCGTTATCGAAACGCAGCGCTCGCTCGTCAGTCAGCCGCCGCTGAAGTAGTCCAGATGCTGGGTGCCATGGCCACGGCTTTGCGTGGCCATGATTGTG is part of the Blastopirellula sediminis genome and harbors:
- a CDS encoding CoA-binding protein, with amino-acid sequence MSKPTVAILGASKNRNKYGNKSVRAHLAQGYDVYPINPAADEIEGLKVYKKLADIPVERLDRISIYLSPAVGLQMLEEIAAVGAKEVFFNPGAESEELLAKARELGIDPIQACSIVDVGMSPRELEEE
- a CDS encoding nucleoside hydrolase, translating into MHRPRLLLLMLICVPFAFVANAHAAKPIPVIFDTDISGDVDDVLALAMLHALADRQECEIKAVTISKVNPLTAPFVDAVNAFYGRGEIPIGVTRDAQKRESKYLQLVKTKDGGEFRYPHDLLSSDDAPDAVTVLRKTLAAAEDKSVVLIQVGLAANLADLVESPADEVSPLSGEELIRRKVKFTSIMAGAFSPVKGNAHYLEANVYNGVGSMQRFAAKWPHDSPVIWSDFLIGLAAPYPRESVARDFGYVPHHIVREAYLLHSGPNHDRPTWDLTSVLYAVRPDDHYFGLSEPGLVSVDDDGFTRFQPQADGRDRYLTMDGKQTIRVIETQRSLVSQPPLK
- a CDS encoding HEAT repeat domain-containing protein translates to MRFTWLLAAVCWTLAIQPAWSDRVVLVSGGKVTGDLEETPGDSDAPRRIVSPQGVLELAPEVIVDIEREPPELIEYRDRARRAAMTLVDQWSLIEWCRQNSLYDEANAHCELILKLDPEHLQARTLLGYQKRNGEWKQREDYMQSRGFIRYDGRWRMHQQVQLLEERKMIREAQIDWWLKFKRWRESLGTPQERDNQIDFSQVRDPMAMTGLIRLLGREDNIRLQRLYVETLGNLDHGVALGFLIDHSVFQNNPEHREMCMIEVLKHRHPMMVELYVRFLEDYDNAMVNRAADCLAALDYPSAIVPLATALQTRHKVREFRQSAGEKRPHEVNPIFHYSQIPPNGRFDVAGPSPSYRKKTLDEILESSQTTHTTGWAKNESVYSALRTLTDGCDFGYHVANWKAWYTQQQLAATPVIQGRRGD
- a CDS encoding PadR family transcriptional regulator, translating into MASRTSNPPFLNGVPEMLILRLLSQRPMYGYELVSAIKLATGNELEFGEGSVYPILHRLEAEKLLSAKSQAVGARTRIVYKTTSRGLAKLEDSISVWRRITDAINHALKGGEHGPATVAR
- a CDS encoding ankyrin repeat domain-containing protein, which encodes MTDQPRNDLLVQAAGAGDLETVRRLIEEGVDPNSVDEHGMGPLLNFHPEVTRYLLEHGADPNLQRNENIAPVILGVCGDFECLRLLVEAGANVNRASEYNGETALHGVAGGSDARAVRLLLARGANPNARTKPGMKTYALWRDARVRGETPLHRAAAWGSPEVIQLLLDAGADPTIRDANQDTPLSWASWHRRDKSVIDQLGYEGSGVGPDFPLEEDWSE
- a CDS encoding DUF2262 domain-containing protein, which codes for MQHEILGEVKTGDCDPYAAVATIPYDSYEIQIGMVTLGDAPLEATLELAANVVRRLAELDQVAKRIATRELRDSYNNIWNEYDEQQEDGTFKTVSKPQLSESEFQEKLLLYSVTVSGDQEVEFYYDEDDMFLGHFVLVNSRNGIDLSDASANLAG